GGTCTGCCCGTGCCGCCGGGACGCTGGTCCTGCTCGCCACCACTGCGCTCACCGCCTGCGACGACGACACGACGGCCCCCGCGCCGGAGCGCTATGTGCTCGCCCTGACGGGGGCGGCCGAGCGGCCGAATGCCGTCGTGACCAACGCGTCGGGGAGCGCCGTCCTGACCGTGCTGGGCAAGGACTCGATCGAGTACCTGATGTACGTCGCCAATGGCGATTCGATCACCGCGTCGCATATCCACGCGGCCGATGCGAACTCCT
The window above is part of the Gemmatimonadota bacterium genome. Proteins encoded here:
- a CDS encoding CHRD domain-containing protein, producing the protein MMLSRRSARAAGTLVLLATTALTACDDDTTAPAPERYVLALTGAAERPNAVVTNASGSAVLTVLGKDSIEYLMYVANGDSITASHIHAADANSSGPIMVFTFGGPVIGRVDGVFRYGYITRGGTFSGAFTFDSVLTRMRAGTAYLNVHSRKYAPGELRGQIVR